A section of the Girardinichthys multiradiatus isolate DD_20200921_A chromosome 5, DD_fGirMul_XY1, whole genome shotgun sequence genome encodes:
- the LOC124868661 gene encoding zinc finger protein 250-like isoform X2 has product MGSENSDHFGPAVVLVDEDEQEVGGLINSDGEEMEFSETRVKAISGTVPAEAPSNKPVQSENEKLPSLHSCSVCGKDFPYASKLQRHLRTHSGERPFPCSMCEKRFPEKGLLMIHQRVHTGEKPYPCTFCEKKFASQGELRLHRRTHTGERPYHCSICLKNFSRHWHLKTHLEAMHCEVVAGFTRKKFPCSDCEKSCNSAAELRDHQRTHTGERPFKCSFCDKRFALSGTLVRHERLHTGITPYHCSDCGKTFAQQWTLTTHMRTHTGEKPYSCTQCDKSFVAPGELRRHTRIHTGEKPYTCSDCGRHFSLAGTLRNHRRSCTHSKSDSVTDVTADVTQASADESSQEGQASCISCEVPESQTPPNAAEPLSSQPPNCVTSPQLEVTPRDREEPSGDHISTPHMNVIVKEEEEEEPLYEETPDQASDGESYETPEENEERIQQSNTEIRITVKEEKERPVGENPDTDEDSEKHGLQTSPAEKQSRNNSKKSSYCCGLCGRDCHKMSALQIHMRIHSVHTGEKPYSCPDCGKSFAHSGAMNRHRLTHTGEKPYHCSVCDRSFNQSGRLREHEKIHLGEKFDCPECDKSFTRASSLKNHVRLHTGERPYSCDICGRGFSRSQSLRLHRRKHFETEKASPTTLTNEDFYESDNNSPINMCIIEKND; this is encoded by the exons ATGGGTTCGGAGAACTCAGACCACTTTGGACCAGCGGTTGTCCTTGTCGACGAAGATGAGCAAGAAGTAGGTGGCCTGATCAACTCCGACGGGGAGGAAATGGAGTTCTCCGAAACCA GAGTAAAAGCCATCTCAGGCACTGTACCTGCAGAGGCTCCCTCCAACAAACCGGTTCAGAGTGAGAATGAAAAACTACCTTCCCTCCACAGCTGCTCGGTGTGTGGGAAAGACTTCCCCTATGCCTCTAAGCTTCAGCGGCATCTGCGTACTCACTCAGGAGAGAGGCCTTTCCCCTGCTCTATGTGTGAAAAGAGATTTCCAGAGAAGGGGCTTCTCATGATTCACCAAAGGGTCCACACCGGCGAAAAGCCGTACCCGTGTACTTTCTGCGAGAAGAAGTTCGCCAGTCAGGGGGAGCTGCGTCTACACCGGCGGACTCACACGGGCGAGAGGCCCTATCATTGCTCCATCTGTCTGAAGAACTTCTCTCGGCACTGGCACTTGAAAACGCACCTGGAGGCGATGCACTGCGAGGTTGTTGCAGGCTTCACAAGGAAGAAGTTTCCCTGTTCAGACTGTGAGAAAAGCTGTAACTCGGCAGCCGAGCTGAGGGACCATCAGAGAACTCACACCGGCGAGAGGCCCTTCAAATGCTCATTCTGCGACAAACGATTCGCCTTGTCAGGAACACTTGTGAGACACGAGCGCCTCCATACTGGTATTACCCCCTACCACTGCTCCGACTGTGGCAAGACCTTCGCCCAGCAGTGGACGCTCACTACGCACATGAGGACTCACACAGGGGAAAAGCCGTACAGCTGCACTCAGTGTGATAAATCATTTGTTGCTCCTGGGGAGCTTCGGAGACACACCCGGATCCACACTGGAGAAAAGCCGTACACCTGCAGCGACTGCGGACGACATTTCTCGTTGGCAGGAACTCTGAGAAATCACAGGCGGTCGTGTACGCACAGCAAGAGCGACTCTGTTACTGATGTCACCGCAGATGTGACACAAGCTTCAGCAGATGAATCTTCCCAGGAGGGCCAGGCCAGCTGCATCAGCTGTGAG GTGCCTGAAAGCCAGACCCCTCCAAATGCAGCTGAGCCGCTTTCCTCACAGCCTCCTAACTGTGTCACATCACCTCAGCTAGAAGTTACTCCGAGGGATAGAGAAGAGCCTTCAGGGGACCACATTTCAACTCCCCACATGAATGTAATagtgaaagaagaagaagaagaggaacccTTATACG AGGAAACTCCAGACCAGGCATCGGATGGGGAGAGCTATGAGACTCCAGAGGAAAATGAAGAGCGTATTCAGCAAAGCAACACAGAGATTAGGATTACAGTAAAGGAAGAAAAGGAGAGGCCAGTAGGCG AAAATCCTGATACTGATGAAGACAGTGAAAAACACGGGCTTCAAACATCACCTGCAGAAAAACAGAGTAGAAACAATTCAAAGAAGAGTTCCTACTGCTGTGGGCTCTGTGGAAGAGACTGCCACAAGATGTCAGCGCTTCAGATCCACATGCGAATTCACTCAG TCCACACAGGTGAAAAGCCATATTCCTGTCCAGACTGCGGCAAGAGCTTCGCCCACTCGGGTGCCATGAACAGACACAGGCTCACCCACACAGGCGAGAAGCCTTACCACTGCTCCGTGTGCGACCGGAGCTTCAATCAGTCCGGCCGATTGAGGGAACACGAAAAAATTCATTTGGGGGAGAAGTTCGACTGCCCTGAGTGTGACAAGAGTTTCACACGTGCTTCAAGCCTCAAAAATCATGTCAGGCTCCACACCGGTGAGAGGCCGTACAGCTGCGACATCTGCGGGAGAGGCTTTAGTCGCTCACAGAGCCTCAGGCTCCACAGGAGGAAACACTTTGAGACAGAGAAAGCGTCTCCAACCACTCTGACGAATGAAGACTTCTACGAGAGTGACAATAACTCCCCGATTAATATGTGCATAATAGAGAAAAATGACTGA
- the LOC124868661 gene encoding zinc finger protein 568-like isoform X1: protein MGSENSDHFGPAVVLVDEDEQEVGGLINSDGEEMEFSETRVKAISGTVPAEAPSNKPVQSENEKLPSLHSCSVCGKDFPYASKLQRHLRTHSGERPFPCSMCEKRFPEKGLLMIHQRVHTGEKPYPCTFCEKKFASQGELRLHRRTHTGERPYHCSICLKNFSRHWHLKTHLEAMHCEVVAGFTRKKFPCSDCEKSCNSAAELRDHQRTHTGERPFKCSFCDKRFALSGTLVRHERLHTGITPYHCSDCGKTFAQQWTLTTHMRTHTGEKPYSCTQCDKSFVAPGELRRHTRIHTGEKPYTCSDCGRHFSLAGTLRNHRRSCTHSKSDSVTDVTADVTQASADESSQEGQASCISCEVPESQTPPNAAEPLSSQPPNCVTSPQLEVTPRDREEPSGDHISTPHMNVIVKEEEEEEPLYEETPDQASDGESYETPEENEERIQQSNTEIRITVKEEKERPVGENPDTDEDSEKHGLQTSPAEKQSRNNSKKSSYCCGLCGRDCHKMSALQIHMRIHSGEKPYQCSLCGKQFTQKGQLKGHFKVHTGEKPYSCPDCGKSFAHSGAMNRHRLTHTGEKPYHCSVCDRSFNQSGRLREHEKIHLGEKFDCPECDKSFTRASSLKNHVRLHTGERPYSCDICGRGFSRSQSLRLHRRKHFETEKASPTTLTNEDFYESDNNSPINMCIIEKND, encoded by the exons ATGGGTTCGGAGAACTCAGACCACTTTGGACCAGCGGTTGTCCTTGTCGACGAAGATGAGCAAGAAGTAGGTGGCCTGATCAACTCCGACGGGGAGGAAATGGAGTTCTCCGAAACCA GAGTAAAAGCCATCTCAGGCACTGTACCTGCAGAGGCTCCCTCCAACAAACCGGTTCAGAGTGAGAATGAAAAACTACCTTCCCTCCACAGCTGCTCGGTGTGTGGGAAAGACTTCCCCTATGCCTCTAAGCTTCAGCGGCATCTGCGTACTCACTCAGGAGAGAGGCCTTTCCCCTGCTCTATGTGTGAAAAGAGATTTCCAGAGAAGGGGCTTCTCATGATTCACCAAAGGGTCCACACCGGCGAAAAGCCGTACCCGTGTACTTTCTGCGAGAAGAAGTTCGCCAGTCAGGGGGAGCTGCGTCTACACCGGCGGACTCACACGGGCGAGAGGCCCTATCATTGCTCCATCTGTCTGAAGAACTTCTCTCGGCACTGGCACTTGAAAACGCACCTGGAGGCGATGCACTGCGAGGTTGTTGCAGGCTTCACAAGGAAGAAGTTTCCCTGTTCAGACTGTGAGAAAAGCTGTAACTCGGCAGCCGAGCTGAGGGACCATCAGAGAACTCACACCGGCGAGAGGCCCTTCAAATGCTCATTCTGCGACAAACGATTCGCCTTGTCAGGAACACTTGTGAGACACGAGCGCCTCCATACTGGTATTACCCCCTACCACTGCTCCGACTGTGGCAAGACCTTCGCCCAGCAGTGGACGCTCACTACGCACATGAGGACTCACACAGGGGAAAAGCCGTACAGCTGCACTCAGTGTGATAAATCATTTGTTGCTCCTGGGGAGCTTCGGAGACACACCCGGATCCACACTGGAGAAAAGCCGTACACCTGCAGCGACTGCGGACGACATTTCTCGTTGGCAGGAACTCTGAGAAATCACAGGCGGTCGTGTACGCACAGCAAGAGCGACTCTGTTACTGATGTCACCGCAGATGTGACACAAGCTTCAGCAGATGAATCTTCCCAGGAGGGCCAGGCCAGCTGCATCAGCTGTGAG GTGCCTGAAAGCCAGACCCCTCCAAATGCAGCTGAGCCGCTTTCCTCACAGCCTCCTAACTGTGTCACATCACCTCAGCTAGAAGTTACTCCGAGGGATAGAGAAGAGCCTTCAGGGGACCACATTTCAACTCCCCACATGAATGTAATagtgaaagaagaagaagaagaggaacccTTATACG AGGAAACTCCAGACCAGGCATCGGATGGGGAGAGCTATGAGACTCCAGAGGAAAATGAAGAGCGTATTCAGCAAAGCAACACAGAGATTAGGATTACAGTAAAGGAAGAAAAGGAGAGGCCAGTAGGCG AAAATCCTGATACTGATGAAGACAGTGAAAAACACGGGCTTCAAACATCACCTGCAGAAAAACAGAGTAGAAACAATTCAAAGAAGAGTTCCTACTGCTGTGGGCTCTGTGGAAGAGACTGCCACAAGATGTCAGCGCTTCAGATCCACATGCGAATTCACTCAGGTGAAAAACCCTACCAATGCTCCCTCTGTGGGAAACAGTTTACTCAGAAAGGCCAACTAAAAGGTCACTTTAAAGTCCACACAGGTGAAAAGCCATATTCCTGTCCAGACTGCGGCAAGAGCTTCGCCCACTCGGGTGCCATGAACAGACACAGGCTCACCCACACAGGCGAGAAGCCTTACCACTGCTCCGTGTGCGACCGGAGCTTCAATCAGTCCGGCCGATTGAGGGAACACGAAAAAATTCATTTGGGGGAGAAGTTCGACTGCCCTGAGTGTGACAAGAGTTTCACACGTGCTTCAAGCCTCAAAAATCATGTCAGGCTCCACACCGGTGAGAGGCCGTACAGCTGCGACATCTGCGGGAGAGGCTTTAGTCGCTCACAGAGCCTCAGGCTCCACAGGAGGAAACACTTTGAGACAGAGAAAGCGTCTCCAACCACTCTGACGAATGAAGACTTCTACGAGAGTGACAATAACTCCCCGATTAATATGTGCATAATAGAGAAAAATGACTGA